The Miscanthus floridulus cultivar M001 chromosome 6, ASM1932011v1, whole genome shotgun sequence genomic interval TTAATGCATCAATTGGTGCTCTAACACCACCTCCTAACTTGTTCCAATCTCAAACTAGTGCCACCATGGCACCAGATTATGGTAAGAATGTTGTGGCACCAGTTCATGGTAAGACTGCTTCTTGGAACACTGTAATCATTGTTACTCTTTTGTTGCTGGTCTTTGGACTTTGGTTCAAGCTGTCAGTGTGCGGCCAATGTAACTGTAGTTCTTAGGCCAATGATGACATACTTATAAGGTTACTTAGATGTCTCCATGTTATGTTGTTTTCTCTAATCTCTTCCTCAGAACTGTGACAATCTGTTCATCTCCTTTGCTTCTTGCTTGTAACTTGGAGCCGGCTATGGTTGCAAATTATGTATGTATTGATGATGTCTTAGGCCTATTAGTGAGATACTTAATTTTTCTTAACTGTTGTGATTGTATTTCAACTCCATTACATATTTAAATGATGTTGTGGTCATTGCTTTGATCTGTTTCAATTGTTCTTCCTCACTTTGGGCCAGGCTGACACTGCCCCACACCAAACGCCATCTCAAGATGGCAGTTGGTGATAGTTGGTCCTCAGACGGGCTCTCACTTGGAAAATCAAACAACATCTCAAATGGGCCAGGTCGGATTGGCATAGGGAACCAAACAAGAGGGGTTGCACCCCTTGGGCCGGCCCGTGGCTGGCCTGGGACAGGCCTCAGGCCCAGCCGGCCACAGCCACCCTTGCAAACATGCCCCAGGTTTCCACCGCCGTGGAGCTTCGTATTTGGTGCTTCCACCTTCCAAGAACGAAAGGTGGTTTGGGCCATGCCTTGTTGCACGGCAGCAACCGACATTGGGCTTCTCTTGTTTGGGCTTTGCAAAGGAAATAATGCCACGGCCGTTATATGATCTCGATGGGTCTGCAATGTCCCATTATATTTCTGCGGCGTCCTGCTCAAACCATGTTATAATTTCTGCCGTAACTTGCAATGGTACTGTATTTTTTAGAACAATACAAGAGATGAGTGATATCAATTtcatagacaaaaaaaaactatcatTTCCGTGCACGAACAAGCAATTTAAGCGGTGGCACATAACATAACGAAACAATCCTTAGTTTAGTGGCTTTTTTCGGTAATGCTAGGAAAACGGACCGACCGCTCCGTGCGCCTGTGTTTTTTTATTTCACAAGGTATCGGGTTGGATTTGTTTTAAGCGTCTGGACGAACTGCCCAGCGAGCCGCGCTCCGCCCGTGCCGTTGCTCCAGGCTACACCGGCTGCTCAGTGAGCCTGGTTATATTTTAATCCATGGATGCAAGGTAAGACAAATATGTGCATGTACACGTATGTACAGAGGCCTCATCAGAAGTTTAGAATATGAATACGTGATATGCATGCATACTAGTAGAGGACATAATCGACATACATGGAGAGCTGTGCTGAATGACCACCTAGAGTAACGTATGGCCACCATCTATATACTTGCATGCATGTGCACAAAAATGCCTTTGGTCCAAAAATAATTCTTGACCACAAATATACGTGAGTCTGATCATATTGCGAGTCAACTTAGCATGGTCAACATAAATAGCAACCATTTTCGTATGGGACCTAATATGTTAGAGCCACATATAAAATATTTGTATGGACGGCTTAATAATTTATTTGGCCTAATTAACCATGGTCAATATTGTGCCAAAATTTCATCATGCACTGTCTTTAACGATAATGCTACGAAGCGGGCGTCTGTCCGTCCGGACAGACCGCTCCGCACGCCCGCGCCCCGCCCGCCCGCGTCGTCGCGCGCCTCGCCTGCTGCAGCCATCTCCACTGCGCCAATTCGTCGCACTGCTGGCCCATGTTGCACTAAAAGCATATATTGTAAATATATGTGTCAAGTGTTTAAGATGTTCCagatgtatattgcaagtgtgtcatatggatattgcaaaaaagcagatctggatgttgcatatgttgtaatggctatacacgtatgttgcaaagtgtctattcaaaatgtttcatctacttCAGACGTTGCAAGTgctttatctgaatgttgcatatgttgcagtggctatacacatatgttgcaatcgtatgttctaaatgtttcatctgcttcagaCGGCAGGAAGTGCtttcatgttgcaagtatttcatgaGTAGGTGAAGGCAGTCCCTGTGTGCGCGatacggatgttgcaaagtagatctggatgtcgtatatgttgcaatggctatacacgtatgttgcaagtatctaTTCAGAATGTTTCATCTACttcagatatatgttgcaagtgattttatatggatgttgcatatgtcttagtggctatacacatacgttgaaagtgtatgttccaaatattaaATCTGCTTCTGACGTATGTTACAGAAAGTGCtttgatgttgcaagtgtttcgtgaaCAGGCGCAGGCGCAGGCACAGGTGGTCCTGTGTGTACATGTGTTTCCATTTCCATACCAGGCCCATAGTTGGATGTTGCAACATTAGTTGGGCAACAAAATAAAATGTAATTTGTGTAACGTCTAACAAGAGAGGTCAATGACGACATCCTCTCACGGAGGTAGGGAAAGTGGAACATGCGAACATACGAGTGTTCAAGATGCGGAGAATAATTAACAGGGCATACATAGGAAGATATTTTTGTGGATACAAATAAGGGAGTGTCTAGTTATCTATCGACAGATTTTATGTGGTCAAATCTGTCAGATTTTATAACACATGTGATGTTTatatagtatacatgtgatgttctatgatatattttgtgatgttcacgtattATACAAATGATGTTATATGAAATCTGACAGATTTAGTACCAAAAATCTGTCAATATATAAAATAGCACTAATATACATGTAATGTTTTATAACgtattttatgatgttcacgtaatatacaagtgatgttctatgatggttACTAAATTCAGGTATTGGCTCCTCCTGTAGTGCCTGAGTATCAAATAGTACATGTGATGTTCATATAGTAGTATTAAATAGTACATGTGATGTTCATATAGTATACAtgcgatgttctatgatgtattttatgatgttcacaTGGTATACCATTGATGTTTTATAAAATCTGACAGATTTAGTACAAAAAAATCTGTCGACAGATAAATAGCAAAAGTCTACAAATAATTAACAGGACATGTACGAAATAACTTTTGTGGATAGATGGAGCGTCCGACGGATCTGATTTGTCTGGACGTCCGGGCGGTAGTGGTGCCGTTTTTTTTCTTTACATTATGCATAAGCAACACTAGAGTAGTTCCAGGTAATCTGAGTGCCAATACAAAAAGAGAGCGAATTAGGAAAGAACAAAGTATAAAACTAATAACGACTGAAGATATAATAAATCACCCAACAGCTGCAGCAGTAGTAGTAAATAAGTAATTCCAATCGACAAAAATCTTTAGTAACGGCACAAGTTCATCCTAATGCATGCACCGGAACGGAAGCATTCCAGTTGAGATATTCTCCTATCTGCCGTTGGTTCAAATCTGCATGACTGCATGCATAGCGACACTGGTTCGCATGCTACGTTACTGACTGTAGGCCATGGAACAGTCTTTGCAACTTTTTCCACCGACACTTCCCTGTCAGCTATTTATTGATTTATCTTTTTACAAAGAGTTCCCTGTCAGTTAATCAATTCTTCCATTCAGTCACAGCTCACAAGCAACCTACTACTTACTACCACTCAAAACCCATTTCAGTTACAACTTCTTCTCCACCTCCTGTCTATCCTCCTTCAAGCCGGAGCGTGCTGCTGTAGCCTCTTTTTCGGTTTTGGAAGCTACAAGCCTCTATTCTGTTTCTTCTAGATATGAAAGGTGAAGCTCCTAGCATACTTTTGGACAAAATTATTGAAGATACAGCAACGATAACTACAGTATGCAGTGCAGTGCAGGTGCGGAGTCGGGGTCACCTTTGTATAGGTTCTAGTAGAGCTTACTACACCACACTGGGCACGTGTTTGGAAATGGGGTTTCCAGATCAAATTTAGGACGAAGTACAAGTTTAAATTGAAGGCTGAAAATTACTGAAGCAATACTCCCTTCCATATTGCACAAACATTTGCATCCTTAGTATATGCAACTTGTTTGATTCCCTCGATGCAACCAAAAATATTGTAGTTAATTTTTCCAAAGATAAAACAAATTCATCAGAAACAGGTAACTTACCACCACAACAGCATGCTCCTGACAGTAGAAACGAATAAGTCCATCGCATGGACAGAGTGGACTTCGCTTGCCCCGTTGTATGAACTAGGCGTGCTAGCAAATGCTACCGGAAGGGCTCGTTCGGTTAGCATAATCCAGGCCCAGAAGATATTTTAAGTCTACTTTCTTATACAAATTAAAGCTAACGATCCAGGTGGATTTTTCCAAGGGGCCATTCCGTAATATCCCAACAGGGCCTTAGTATAATCATTAGGGCTTCCTGAGCAGCAATTAGTATTCTCCTAGGATCTAAGATTAAACACCATTTGCTGCCTCTCACAATACAAGGCAAATTATTTTTCGCCCAACAGTTTCTTTTTTATAAGGTGGCCAACGGTTCCACTAGTAGTATATTTTGTTTACTAATACTAACTAAACTGTAGTAATGAGTGTCTGGGGATCACATTGTTTGCAATTGAACAAAACTGCAGGGACTGGTAGAAAACTATACCATAATCACTGTTGGCCACTTAGAAAAAATATACTATCAATAATGCTAATGCTGTTGCCCGCTTGTAAAAAACTGTGGAAAAATCTCCAACGAAACACAAAATTAGTTCATTCAAATTGTGTCCATCTATCGGATTTCTATCGCTCTTGGATCTTCCAGATGGGTTTCCATGCATTCATGGGCCACTCTTTTCCCGTGCCTGGGCCTGGGCCCTGGGGTAGTAGAGTGGTTAAGGCATGTAGGCCGAGAGATGACTCATCTTCTCAAGGGCTTTATCCGGCCTCTAGTCTTCTAGACAGATGTATGGGAATGACATGGGATGTTGATTTTGTTCGTCAGGTCCGGTTCGGTATCGTGGTCATGGCTGATAGATCTCTCTTCCTTTTTGTTCCAACATATGATGCACTTTTTCTTGGCGATGCCTGGACTGATGAGTTCCTTATCGCTGCAATGCGTACCGGGAAAGGTGGGTGCTCATACGGGAATGTGTCAGCTGGAGTTGTGAAACAACTGTGCGTGCACTGCAAATTCATTGTCACATGCTCAATGGAGTAGGCGAACACAGCCCCAGGCAGCGGCACAAAGATGACATCGTCATCGGTCGGGTGGATGCCGACCGGTTTGACATGGTGGTACCTCCAATCGCTGGGGCTCTTGTCACGCAGAAACGCGGCTGCTTCTGGGTTCCGTTCCATCAACTCCGCGACGCCAACCCCGTGCACCAGCGCCCAATCTCCGCCACCTTGTCCCTGTGACGATGAATCCCACACCTCGAGCACCGATGGATCGGACTGCACGAACCGGAGCGCCCCGCCATGGCGCTCCCCTATGCAACGGTTCCAACGGCCATGGACGAGGCCGTCAGGCAACGTGATGACTCGGATGGAGCCGGTAGCACCACCGGCAGCACTGTTGTATGCTAAGGCCTGGTCTTTTCCGTACGACATCCAGTATGAGGTGCCACTTTGGCCGAGTATCGGCGGCAGGTAGAAATCCTTGGAGGCGGAGGGAATGGGGCCTGCTCGGATCGAGTTGTCTCGTCTCCCACTGGCCAGTGTCCGAAGTGAACACCCGAAGGTCCAACCGCCCACCTGGCTTCAGCCAATGCTCAGGGTGGATGGCTAGGACGGTTAGAtcgatctctaatcccaaactgagCTCAACGGCTCAGTTGGACCTTTGATttacgtcctgatcgggggcgcccaacccactatggctggagggcctctgtcacactgcgcaataaatagaggtggggccgacggctcaagtcacgaggttcgcctgagccgagctctccaccgacaaaccctaaacccgatctagtgaggggcgcagtcagtgacgggaagcacctccACCACTGCATTGTGCCGCCATCggtcttcaccgccggtcgccaccgccCATCACCGACaccgtcttcaccgaccgtcgctgccctcgcACAGATACCGGCACAACGACCATAGGCGACACCTCTGGATCGAAGGCCTACGATGGTCAGTAACATAGCTCTATTCCTCCCTTTAATCTCTGTCTAGTAGATATACTAGTACATGTTATCCGTTTACTTGatgtacccggctagatctatgaccATGTGATCAGAAAAGATTAACAAGGACCACTTGGAAGCCCTTGGCCGCGGCGCCACCGTCTTCTCCCCCGGTGGCCACCGTCAGGTGCCCACAgtgttggttgcaattgcaaacgGGCAGCGGCAGCTCTGGGAGGGCTACCCACTGCCAGGTCATAGGGTTGCAAACATAGCAGTGCAAACTACTGGTGTGACCTCTGATGTACAGCAGCAGGCCGGCCGCCGAGTGCACGATGGCCATGCCATGCTCCGGGTCACGGCCGACGTGTCGCAGGTAGGCCTTCTCCTCCGCGCTGGCCTCCGGCAGGAAGGTCAGGTCCACGGGCTTCTGCAGGGGCTGGAAGAAGACGCCCGTGCGCTGCCAGTAGCGGGCGGCGAAGTCGGGGCGCCGTGTGAGGGCGTTGTAGCCGCGGGACGTGGCGGCGAGGCGGAGAAGGCACTTGGGGAGCAGGCGCGGGAGGATCTCCTCCACTATCAGCGTGTCGCATACAACATCCATGGACAACGAAGGGGACGTCGTCCAAGATGGATGAAAGACTTGGCCTTGAGGTATCGCGTCGCGTCGCATCGATCGATTGAACaaacatgtatatatatttatttatataagTAATATATGTATGGTGCACGCGCATCGGCCCAAGTTTGGACTCCGTGTCCGGCAAGAACTATCTCCTTGTGCCCGTGCGTGAACACAAACTTGTCCAAAAATCCATCTTTTCGTCAAAAACTTCGAGTGCAGAGCGGACGGAAGACCTGCAAGAAACTGCTTGGTTCAAGTCCGGAACAGTGAATAGTGAATTCTTCGACGCCGTGAAAATAGTCAACGGGCAGGCCAATTGTGGAGCCGGGCACCCTCTCGAATCTCACCTGTATGTATTGTTTGTGTAACTAGCGCCACCACCGCACCTCAACACagggaggaagaggacgagggcAAGCCGAGGGCGAGGGCGCGAGGCGCAGGAGCCGCCTGCGCAGCGTGAGGCAGAGTAGTGCTCGAGGAGGGATGGCTCGCACTCACTGTACCGACCAGAAACGCATGCATTTGCAGGCCATCAGTGCCGCACTCGAGCATCTCTATGACCTCACTCATGGTCGGACGATCTTGCGGCTTCATTTGAATGCACCGTAGCCCAACGATGCACAGTTTCCTCTCCAACTCATGCATGTCAGACGCAACAGATATCTCACCAACTTCTTGTGCGGCTAGACGATCATAGACCCAGGCTGGGTAGTATGCTTGACTTGAGTTGGCTACATTTTGGTCTGCGTTCCTTCGCCCTCCCGCCATCTCTAGCAGTAGCATACCAAAGCTATACACATCAGATTTGCTTGAGATGGTGCCAAAGCTACGAGATACCATTTCAGGAGCTATATGTACCCAATAGTTCCCCGCATGGCGCTCGCTGGCACAAAGCTCTTGTCTCTCGGGTACAACTTGGCGAGGCCAAAGTCTGCAACTTTAGGGACAAAGTTGCTGTCGAGAAGGATGTTGTGTGGCTTAATGTCAAAGTGAAGGATCTGCATATCACAACCCAGATGCAGGTAGTTGATTCCCCTTGCAATGCCCAAAGCAATCTCATTGAGCTTATCCCAAGAGAAACTTCTCTCGACCGAGAATATGTACTTATCAAGTGAACCATTGGACATGTACTCATAGACCAGTGCCCTCCTCATCTCCTCTGCACAGAGCCCACAAGACGAACCACATTGATGTGGTGGATCCTACCAATGGTGgagacttcactgatgaagtCCTCCCCATTGCAATTGGAGTTGCCCAACATCTTGACAGCAACATGCACATTGCCCCTGGGAGTAGCACACCTTTGTACACGGAGCCATATCCTCCCTGACCCAGCTTGTCTCTGAGATGGCTTGTGATTGCAGTAATGTCAGTGTACGCATCTCTCTTTGGGCCAAGCATTTGTTGCATGTGGAGGAATTTCTCGACTGCGTCAATTGTTATCATTGTTTTCCAGTACTTGTGGGCAAGGAACATCTGTACTGCTAGTGCTGTGAACACAAACCTGAATAGTACTGCCAAACAAGTCGGAAAATGTATATAAGTATTAAGCCATACATGTAGGATATAGAAGACTGTAGTCGTGATGATTAGAAGAAGGTGAACCTGACGTACCAAGTAACGTGGTGATTTTAACAGCAGTCACTACGGATATCACATGGAAATCTAACATAACAGTTGTGGCATTGTAACTCTCTGCGCACTTTAGAAGAAATACATCACTCCAAAAGAAAGCACGAGTTATATACCCACGATGCTTCCGCTAGACAATTGCTCGTGGAAGTACCTGCAAGTCAGCATTATGCGAAAGAAGGGATTGGAGAAGGAATGCTTGCAATGATGAGAAAACCAAACTCTGAAGGACATAGAACTAACTGCAGAGTCCAGAGCACAGACTCACCTGGTAAAATTATTTAGGCATGTCTTGAATACCCATGAAGCATTATGGTAGTCATAATCATATCCATCCAATGGGAATCCAACAGAAAATCCCTTCTTTACCACTTCTATGATATCTGCATAACTTGCATTACCCTCCAGATCTAGACGTCCGTACGACCATGTAAGCTTGCTACCAAAGGGAATCTCCGCCAAGTATCCACAAAAAGGTTCAAGAGAATAGACTGTGCAACCCCACCCTactacatatatataaacaaacgAACTGCTCCCACTCAAGCAAGTAACGGGCTTGTACCGGATATTATTCGTGATCGTAACTGCTTGTGAACAattaacaaagcatgcccaacaAGAGGCCTCATTAGTGGCCAAATCGTAATGGAAATGTTTACCACTTCCTCAGAATCGTAAGGAAGCTGATCCCAGCGAGGAAGAGGGCAGCTGCTGTGCATATCCAAGTTGGCGTCCACAACCCAGAAGGAGTGATCGGTATAGTTGATGCTGTTGACAAAATATGTCCCTGTGTTGATGCGAATTGTAGCCTTGCCATGGCTACAGACCAGCTCGTATGCTTTTACACCGCACTCTTCTGGGTCGCCTGGCCTACGGAAAGGGTTGGATATGTTGTGAAGATTACCACAGGAGAAAGGAGGACACTGACCTTGGCCCCCAACATCCACAGCATGAACTGCAGCCACAGAACTAAAGACAAGTAAAGCTTGCCAGATAGCAGAAGGATGAAGAAATGCTGCACACGAGTTCGCCATGAGAGAGTCCGGTGCAGGATGCAGCAAGCTAGCTACTAGCTTAGGAAGTTAGGAGTGATGAAGATAGCCTAATTATAGATAAGCCAATAATGTACTAAGTTACCAGAGGCTGGCCCTGCATGATTGTGATGCTGCTTGACTTGGACCAAAATATTTTCCAAGTCAAACCAATAATCCTCTTCCAAAGGGAAGGGCTTCTTTTTTTTCCACAGTTATTTAATGTTGATGAGACAGGACTGGCTTGTGTTAACTCTACAGTCGCACTCGACTCCCTACTCCCTAGAGCACGGCAACAAGTTTTCAATCAGAGTCCTTGGCGGACTTCCTCCTCATCGACATAACTACAATTAATAACACCACTGCACAACTTGGCCCGGTCCTTGAAGCTAATCCATAAGAACTTGAGTTCTCAAAAACTTGCTGCATAGCACTGCTAAAAGAGATGACTGGATTACTTGTCCTAGCTCTGCTGTTGTGTCATCTCAAAGATGG includes:
- the LOC136456123 gene encoding uncharacterized protein, translated to MRRDAIPQGQVFHPSWTTSPSLSMDVVCDTLIVEEILPRLLPKCLLRLAATSRGYNALTRRPDFAARYWQRTGVFFQPLQKPVDLTFLPEASAEEKAYLRHVGRDPEHGMAIVHSAAGLLLYIRGHTSSLHCYVCNPMTWQWVALPELPLPVCNCNQHCGHLTVATGGEDGGAAAKGFQVVLVNLF